The following DNA comes from Bacillota bacterium.
CCTGTCGCGACTATTCAAAAAATCCACCGGGCGGCCGATCAGGGCTTCGGTTCCATCCGCAATGAGGAAGAGCTGACCGCAGCCTTAGCAGAGATTGAACACATCAAGGAAGTAGATTTGCCCCACCTCTGTGCACAATGCAAATCACCCAGTTATAACTATGAGCGCCTTTGCGCCTTGCAGGCTGAAAATATGCTGACTTGCACGGAGGCAGGTATCCGTGCCGCACTGATGCGGCGTGAAAGCCGGGGCTTCCATCTTCGTTCAGATTATCCGCAGGTAGATAACGACCGGTTTGCAGTGCGTATTTTGGAGGAACAAGGCCCGGATCATATGCTGATGAGTGAGCGCAAACCAAGCGTTACAAGAATTCCGACCCCTAGCGGAAATGAAGAAAATGTTCCGGAATTCATGCTTCGTCAGAAATTGAAATTTAAAAATGCCAGTATTAGATAATCATGGATTGGAGAGAAAAAATGCAGGTAAAAATATATCGTTATGATCCGTCTGCGGATACCGCCGGCCATTTTGATACGTTTGATGTGCCGGCAATGCCGCATTGGACAGTCATGGATGTTTTGGACTATATCAGTGAAAATGTGGACAGCACAATTGCGTATTTTAAGCATGGTGCTTGTGACCATGGTATCTGCGGCAGATGCGCTTTGCATGTTAACGGCAAAGTGAAGCTCGCCTGTTCCACAGAAATTTCAGAGGAACAGGTCCTTGAAATCAGACCAGTCAATGACAATGTTTTAAGAGATTTGGTCGTGATTCCGAAAATTCAGTAATAACAAGTATACTATACTTTTTTGTAAGCAGCAGCACATAATCCACTTTTACGGAGAATCAACTCAGATAAATTGCTTGATCGTAAAAATAAAACAGTGCACTGACTCTGTTGAATTAATCATAATCAGTGCACTGTTTTTTAGTGTCTAGCTATCATCGTCCATGCAAAACTCCTTAAGTCCCCTGCTCGTCAATATCATTATGGTTCTTTACGCGAAGTGGGGCATTTTTAAAGAAGATTGTGAGAACAATTCCTGCGGCAGCCGCAAACATACAAAATAAGAAAATATCATGCATGGAATCTGAAAGTACTCTTTTCGCCTGTTCCAGTACTGTACTGAAATAGTTTGAATATTCCTCTGGGACATGCTGCATGATCTGCTTGACAGAACTTACATTTGTGATAATTTGAGGATTTTTAAGCGAATTCTGAATACCAACCGGAATATTCCTTAAATCCAGCTTTGAAAACCCGTCATTCATTGATGTTGTCATGATTGTGCCATATATTGCCGAGCCAATGGTGCTGCCGATATTCCGGAAAAACTGAACCGTTGATGTGGCAGCGCCTATCTGCTGCGGAGGTACGGAATTCTGCGTATTTGTGTTGGCAATAGGCATATTGATTCCAACGCCCAGACCCAGAATGATCATATAGAGAATAACTTGGGAATACGGTGTACGAACGCTCATCGTCGAAAGCAGCCACGTTCCGATAGCCATCAGAATAAACGCGGTGAAAACAAAAGCTTTGTTCTTGCCGCTCTTTGATGTTAAAAACCCAGTTACGAAACTTGCGAATAAAAGACCAAGCATCATTGGCGCTGTGATTGTGCCAGAAGTCGTTGCGGTCGTACCAATTATTCCCTGTGCAAAATACGGAATGTACATAATGGCCGCATACATGATTCCATTTGTAAGAAATGCCACAAACAGGGTCACTGTGATACTTCTATTCATAAAAAAAGAAAGCGGAATAATGGGATTTTTTGATTTGGATTCGAAAAAAACAAAAAGAACCAACATCGCAAGTGAGAAAATAAGCATACCGAAGATCTGTACCGACAGCCAGGGGTAAACATTTCCGGCCAGGCTGAAGGCGAGTAGTATTGGAACGAGAGCCAGTATAATTGCAGATGTTCCAGAATAATCAACCGATTTTTTTTGTCCCTCTGTTTTAAAATTCGGCATTATAAAGACTATAATCGCTAAAGCAAAGATTCCAACGGGTACGTTTATGTAAAAAATCCAACGCCAGCTAAGATGATCGATGATTAATCCGCCAAGGAAAGGGCCAATTATACTCGCCAGCCCGTATATGGATGTAACAATTCCCGTATACTTTCCTCTCTTTTCAGGTGAAAACAAATCTGCTATGACTATAAATACGCTGGTGACAATAATACCTCCGCCTATTCCCTGTATGCCACGGAAAATGATGAGCTGCATCATGCTCTGCGACATTCCACACAATGCTGACCCAATCAGGAATGTCAGAATACCGATTATGAATACCGGCTTCCGCCCGAAAGTGTCAGCAATTCCGCCCGATATTGGGGTAATAACGGTTGAACAAAGCATATAGATCGTAAACGGCCACGCATAGTATTCCATCCCTTGCAAGTCGTTTACTATTTTTTTCATTGCGGTGCCGACAATGGTTGAGTCCAAAGCTGAAAGTAGAAGGCTTGCCATTAGTCCCGCAAGAATCAGTATAATTCCAGTTTTGCTTAAACTTTTTGTTTTCATGAAAACATCTCCTCTTAAAAGTAGTTTATATTGTACTAGTATAATTTATACCATTTGGCTGATAAAAAATCATGCTCATTTTCGAACATGATTTTTAGAACATGATTCTTATAACATACTATCAGAGGCCGCCTTTTTCAGCAAATTCCTTGTAGATTTTTTCAGAAAAGTCGAAAAACAGTGAATACATATTGTCGTAAAGCTCAATAATAGAAATTGCGCGAAAGGGGGCAAATTCTTTTTTTGCCTCAATATTGGACTGAATGCATTTTTTTTCTTCCGACAACCTGCTCTGGAGGTTTTTTATCATCACCAAACCCCTATCCGGCTCGACATTGTGCAGGTTTGCAATAAATGCTATAAAATCGATATAGACCATTCCCGGCTCTTCCGAATACTTTTCCATCAAATGCATGAAATAGCTCTGGCCTTTTTCATTGATCGAATAGATCGTCTTCTCCGGCATTTCCCCTTCCTTTACAATTTCGCCGTCAAGATACCCTTTTTTATTCAGTGCAATGAGATTTTTATAAATCGAAGGGGAACTGATTTTCACCCACGACTTTATGTTGCGACTCTCCATATTCTTTTTCATTTCATATGCATTCATCGGTTTTGCCATTAAAGCCCCAAGTAACATCAAATCGACAGTTGACATGTACGCCTCCAAGTGGTATATATTATACTACTTTATAGTATATTTATTTTTTGAATTTGTCAATAGTTTTTGTTACAGGAAATCAACACTTTGAAAAAATCAAAATTGAGACACCCGTTTTACGGGAGGAAAATCGAGCCCGTTACTTTTGTAGGGAGCCGTTTTGTTTTGTACCCGCTGTTTTATTCTGCATCTAAATTGTACTAATGAGACACAAATCGGGTAGTCAAATCTGACTACCCGATTTTTTTATATACCTTGACATCCGATTTCTAATATGACAAAATATTCATAAATAACATTGATTTGAGGGCTAAAACAGTGGAGAAATATGACGGACCAGCGTATAACGAAATGATGCCTCAACTTTTTCAAGCTATAAAGGAATTGGGCGGTTCTGGAACCGTCGATGAAATAGACCAAAAAACGATTAAATTACTTAATCTTCCTGAAGAAACGGCAAGTTTTCCACATAATGATAGTAATAAAACTGAAGTGGAATATCGTTTAGCTTGGACACGTACATATATGAAAAAAGTTGGGATATTAGAAAACTCATCCCGTGGAGTATGGGCGCTTACAACTAAAGGTCGTGAATTACAGACTATTAATCCTAATGAAATTGTCTTACAGGTTCGTACAATGTCATTTCTTAAGTTAAATAAAACCGAAATGATAAAAGCTAATGATGACAGTCCTGAAAATGATGGTGTAGATACGCCTGATGAAATACAAAGTTGGAGAGATAAACTCAGAAATGTACTTCAAAACTATCTCCTGATGCTTTTGAACGTTTAACTCAGCGCATGTTGCGTGAATCAGGATTTGTTCAGGTTCAAGTAACCGGTAGAACTGGTGACGGTGGAATCGATGGAACCGGCATAATAAAATTAAACGGTATTATTAGCTTTCATATGCTCTTTCAGTGCAAACGATATCAGGGATCTGTTTCCGCAGGTGAAATGCGGGATTTTAGAGGAGCTATGCAAGGTAGAGCTGATAAGGGTCTTTTTATTACTACAGGGAAATTTACTTCCGCTTCAATACAAGAAGCTAATAGAGCTGGAACTGCCCCTATTGACTTAATTGATGGTGATGAATTAATTGACAAATTAAGAGAACTTCAATTAGGTGTAATGCCTGTTACAGATTATTCGATAGATGAGACTTGGTTTTCATCGCTATAATTAGGAGTAACAATAAAATACTGCTTTTCAACTGCCTGCAAATCAAT
Coding sequences within:
- a CDS encoding MDR family MFS transporter — its product is MKTKSLSKTGIILILAGLMASLLLSALDSTIVGTAMKKIVNDLQGMEYYAWPFTIYMLCSTVITPISGGIADTFGRKPVFIIGILTFLIGSALCGMSQSMMQLIIFRGIQGIGGGIIVTSVFIVIADLFSPEKRGKYTGIVTSIYGLASIIGPFLGGLIIDHLSWRWIFYINVPVGIFALAIIVFIMPNFKTEGQKKSVDYSGTSAIILALVPILLAFSLAGNVYPWLSVQIFGMLIFSLAMLVLFVFFESKSKNPIIPLSFFMNRSITVTLFVAFLTNGIMYAAIMYIPYFAQGIIGTTATTSGTITAPMMLGLLFASFVTGFLTSKSGKNKAFVFTAFILMAIGTWLLSTMSVRTPYSQVILYMIILGLGVGINMPIANTNTQNSVPPQQIGAATSTVQFFRNIGSTIGSAIYGTIMTTSMNDGFSKLDLRNIPVGIQNSLKNPQIITNVSSVKQIMQHVPEEYSNYFSTVLEQAKRVLSDSMHDIFLFCMFAAAAGIVLTIFFKNAPLRVKNHNDIDEQGT
- a CDS encoding PadR family transcriptional regulator codes for the protein MSTVDLMLLGALMAKPMNAYEMKKNMESRNIKSWVKISSPSIYKNLIALNKKGYLDGEIVKEGEMPEKTIYSINEKGQSYFMHLMEKYSEEPGMVYIDFIAFIANLHNVEPDRGLVMIKNLQSRLSEEKKCIQSNIEAKKEFAPFRAISIIELYDNMYSLFFDFSEKIYKEFAEKGGL
- a CDS encoding 2Fe-2S iron-sulfur cluster-binding protein; translated protein: MQVKIYRYDPSADTAGHFDTFDVPAMPHWTVMDVLDYISENVDSTIAYFKHGACDHGICGRCALHVNGKVKLACSTEISEEQVLEIRPVNDNVLRDLVVIPKIQ